Part of the Babylonia areolata isolate BAREFJ2019XMU chromosome 4, ASM4173473v1, whole genome shotgun sequence genome, gataTAGACATGTAATAGCAGTGTGCAATTCTATTGCATCATCAGATACAAAGTAATACGTCGCTTCTCCTACAGCACCAGATCTTCTACCCCTCGTAGACTGAAAAGCATCTCCTAGAATATCCTGCAGTTGATTAGACGTGAATTCACTTTACATGTATTCAGCTGTACACATTTATGTTTTGTGATGCACAGCTCGAAGGCAAGGAAAAGACCACTGACATCCACCATGCCCCAGTTCAGGACCTTACCAGACATTCTGCAGCACTGGGCACAGGAGAAACCTGACTCTGAAGCCTTCATCTTCCGAGACAAGAATCAGCGGCGCAATGTGCTGACCTGGGCTTCTCTCTACACGCTGGCTGGTCGCTTTGCTGCCGTCCTGAGGGACAAGGGGATAGCACGTGGGGATCTGGTGATCAACACTCTGCCCAACAGTccagagagggtggtgtgtgaggcaGGCATCTGGATGGTCGGAGCGGTATCTGTCAATGGTCAGTGTCTGATGGCTGATGGATCAGACTTGTTGAACACGATCACCCAGTCTCGTGCCCCTGCTATTCTCGTGGATCCTGACGTCACAAAAAGTCCTTGGAACGTGCTGAAGAATCACGTGGTCATGGATGATGCGGAGCACGTGACGTCTTCACAGCTGGCCTGTCTAAAGATGGTGATCTTTGTTCGACGTGTGGAGAATGAGGGAAGGGGGGATTTCATTGGCCAGCTGAAGGCACAGGAAGAATGGTTTCAAGCAGAGGATATGAAACCTGAAGAAGATTCCTTTAGCGGTTTTACCACATCTGGTTCTACAGGATTCTCTAAGCTGGTTATGCGAAGACAAGGACCTTCCATTCGACATGCAGCAAGTGTGGAGAAGATAATCAAGGGTAAATATCTCTGCATCGCACCAATGGGTCATTCTGTGGGCGCCATCATCTTTACTGCCATATCAGGTTCTATCCGCGTCGTTTGTGATATGAGAGCAGGGGTTCCTCATGACATAGTTCAGTTTCTATGGCATTGTATCCAGGAGGAAAAGTGCAACACAGCTGTGTTTTCGCCCACGCATCTTCTGAAAATGGCTCAAATGGCAGACATGGCGTCTTCTCTGCATCGATTGGATGTACTGTTGCTGACTGGTCTCCCAATCCAGCGGTTCATGATAGACAAAGGACTCAAGATGGCCCACAACCTCTTCATCTTCTATGCAGGAACCGAAATTGGCATTGCATGTGGCATGATGGTAAAAGAAAGCCAGACTTTCACTGACCATGATTCGGGACAACCGCTCACAGATGTACAAGTAAAGATCGTCAGAGCGGAAGACGAGGCCAAGCTGTGTGCTACTGGTCAGGTCGGTCACATCCTTCTCAAAGGGCCCGCCTTGATGACAGGCTATCTCAACGATGCCAAAGCCACGGCTGATGCCTTCACTGAAGATGGTTTCTATCGAACTGGGGACTTCGGCCGGCTGGATGAACGAGGTCATCTGATTGTCAATGGAAGAGGAAGTGACGCAATCATGAGAGGCGTCTACATCTTCTACCCCTCGTGGATTGAAAAACGTCTTCGAGAATGTCCTGGAGTTGACGATGTCGTCGTTGTCGGGGTGCCTGATGCCGAAGTGAATGAAgagctgtgtgcctgtgtggtacTGAAGTCAGATGACGTCTCCATGGAGCACGTCCGTCAGTTTGCTGAAGAAATCTTTGTGTCGAAGGATGATGTAATGTCAGCCTGCCCTCGGTACTTTCTGAAGTTTGAACCATTTCCTCAGTCTGAAGCCGGAAAAAAACCGCGAAAAGTCATCAAGACACAAGCTGCTCAGCGACTAGGGCTGATGTCTGCATCAAATTGATGGCACACACCAATCGAACGAAACAAGAACATCAATTCAGTATCacgggaagaaggaaaagaagtacACGAACCAGGAAGAAAAGAgcgagaaaaaggaggaagaaagccGAGGAGGAAATGATGTTGGTGATAAAATGAACTGTGAGGAGGAAGGGAAAGCATGGGTGAATCACTTGGCTTTCAGTGAAATTATCAACgatgtttgcttatttgtttgagaGGTTTCTTTCTAGGTTACAGGCTTTCCTGCTTAATCAGAAACAATTATTTTACTTCGAAGTCTCGTCCTGTGTATCAAACGTTTGCTGCAGACCACTGTATTCTATACTTGGTCACGATTCTACCAGAAACATAATGTGTTGTACCATGCTTGTATTTACTGGGATGTAAAGGAAAGTGATattttttatgtgttgtgtgtgactgatcTGTAAAAATAAATCTCCCGTTTTTTGTGTCTTGTACTTGATTGCCATCAGACTAATTTTCCCTATGCTTTCTTAAAGAGAAAAAATTATCTAAGAGATTAAGAAACAGCGTGATGAGGAGCCAGGGTCAACAGTCGTCTTTAAAGCAATTTGTTTCTGGCTTTGATATGCTTATTCAGTGTTTGTCCACAGCATACATGTATAGGATGATGGTAAGGAGCCAGAGTGTCGTGTACCCAGAGAAACAGAGGCTTGCTgcaggacacacagcacacaggtccACCGTGCTGTCCTGACTCCCAGGCTGTCACCCTGCACAAACCCTGCACACTTCTCTCACATCGACATATTCACCCATCAGTTCTCTACCTTCAACCTTACCTTTTTCCTTCACTGAAGGCCCCATTCAACatgctgcatgtctgtgtgacacATAAATGAATGCATATATGTACAGTGTGCAAAACTTCTCTTAATGCTGCCTttcatgtgcttttttttaattaaacaaaatGTACACCAGTTAACAGCCAAAGTCCAGTTTTAAGTATCAAGTTGTAAAGGGGTCCCTCCTACTAAACCCATGTTGCTGAAGGAGGAAGTAGTGGTTCCCACTTTAACACTGCTTGCTGAAAGCAAATATTTAAACGCAGAGTTGGAAGTCAACGTTAAAATTGTTTTGCTATTCAAGTTTGTGATTGTATGGGAAACACCCGGATCTGATGGAGCAGAAAACCATGATTTATCAGAGATCTATTGTTTCTTTCCCGTATAAAGTTATTtcattgaaaaataaaaagaatttcaTTCTCATTTATTGTCTGTGATTCTTCatatctctctgagtctctctctgtgtctctgtctatggctttctttatttccttctgtctttctctttcatttactccctcctctctctctctctctctctgtctctctctctctctcttctctctctctctcagtgtttctgtctctatctgcctctgtcactctttATCTTtcttatgcacgcacacactttcacacatgcacgctcatatacgcacttacacactcacatgtatgcaCGTAAATATGCCCATACAACATTCGCATGAACGCTCATGcccgtggacacacacacgcacatacacaaatacaaacacgcgcgcaaagcaaacacacacacacacacacacacacacacacacacacacacacacatatatatatagtcctcgcattacgcatacacacacacacgcacacgcacgcacgcacgcacgcacacacacacacacatatctgaaaATCATGCCGACATACTTCACaaaataacaagaaaggcaaggccttcaagactcacttgtgatacccacttaaagaaaaaaaaacaacttaaaaaatagtttgttgaaatgtgttctctattcgttattataattatatacagcttcgcggaaaaacagaaattaaaaggcttcaatgcagattcgaaccacggatGTCTGGATCGAGAACGAGTGGTTTTACCAACTGCGCTAACGATGTTGGCGTTCAAAAAtgattatttgagcatgttcttttagcggaatgaATGGACAGTGGCAATCGCAGTCGTAAAACTTTCATTAAAGTAATTGCCACTCTATCTAGGCCCCATAATTCCGAACTGTATTGCACACCTGGTTGTACATGAGCACTGAGCTTGagaaataaatcaaaagaaataTAATTGAACACAAATAACATTTTCAGAAAACAGATCAAAGCGTTCTTTGGTCCTATTTGCTAGATTTTTGTAGCTACCAACAAACTCCAACGTATGCAGAAAAATGTTCCCAAGTATTCATaaaacattgacaactggcatcaatGCACCACCGTGCAGCCATTTTACTTTACCGCTCATACAACCATTCTTACAAAATCCTGTGATATTACATCAGAATATCAACTTAAGTGACACAAACGATCAATAAACGCAATGGAGAAAGATGCACACAGTATTTGGGCATCCAGAATTTTTCCCCTCAGACGTAATCAGCAGTGTTAATGACGAGAATGAACACTGTGATTGATGGACTTTAATGGCAATAATGAACACTGATTGATGGACGTTAATGGCAGCAATGAACACTGATGGTGATGGACTTTAATGACAACAATGAACACTGATGGTGATGGactttaatgacaataatgaacaCTGATTGATGGactttaatgacaataatgaacaCTGATTGATGGACTTTACTGACAACAATGAACACTGATTGATGGACGTTAATGGCAGCAATGAACACTGATGGTGATGGACTTTAATGGCAACAATGAACACTGATGGTGATGGactttaatgacaataatgaacaCTGATTGATGGactttaatgacaataatgaacaCTGATTGATGGACTTTACTGACAACAATGAACACTGATTGATGGACGTTAATTGCAGCAATGAACACTGATGGTGATGGACTTTAATGGCAACAATGAACACTGATGGTGATGGactttaatgacaataatgaacaCTGATTGATGGACTTTAATGACAAAAATGAACACTGATTGATGGACTTTACTGACAACAATGAACACTGATTGATGGACGTTAATGGCAGCAATGAACACTGATGGTGATGGACTTTAATGGCAACAATGAACACTGTGATTGATGGACTGTAATGACAAAAATGAACACTGCTGGTGATGGACTTTAATGACAACAATGAACACTGATGGTGATGGactttaatgacaataatgaacaCTGATTGATGGACTTTACTGACAACAATGAACACTGATTGATGGACTTTAATGACAACAATGAACACTGATGGTGATGGACTTTAATGGCAACAATGAACACTGTGATTGATgtactgtaatgaaaacaatGAACACTGGTGGTGATGGACTTTAATGACTACAATGAACATTGTGATTGATGGACTTTAATGGTAACAATGAACACTAATGGTGATgtactgtaatgaaaacaatGAACACTGGTGTTGATGGACTTTACTGACAACAATGAACACAGTGATTGATTGACTTTAATGGCAACAATGAACACTGATGGCGATGGACTTTAATGGCAATAATGAACACTGTGATTGATGGACTTTTATGACAACAATGAACACTGGTGGTGATGGACTTTAATGCCAACAATGAACACTGATGGTGATGGACTTTAATGGCAACAATGAACACTGTGATTGATgtactgtaatgaaaacaatGAACACTGGTGGTGATGGACTTTAATGACTACAATGAACATTGTGATTGATGGACTTTAATGGCAACAATGAACACTGATGGCGATGGACTTTAATGGCAATACTGAACACTGTGATTGATGGACTTTTATGACAACAATGAACACTGGTGGTGATGGACTTTAATGCCAACAATGAACACTGATGGTGATGGACTGAAATGACAAAAATGAACTCTGCTGGTGACGGTCTTTAATGGAAACAATGGACACTGTAATTGATGGACTTTAATGGCAGCAATAAACATTGACTGGTGGactttaatgacaataatgaacaCTGTAAATGATGGAGTTTAATGACAACAATGAACACCGTGAAAAGTGAACTTTAATGGCAACAATGAACACTACGAAAGGTGGATTATAAAGGCTACAATGAACACTGTCAGTGACATAATGAGCACTACGAAAGCTAGACACTGTAAAAGCTGTACGTCAACGGCAACGATGAACACAGTTAAAGATGGACTTTCATGAGGTCCCACAAAGGGCCCCGTGGATGACAGCGGGGAGTGGAGGTGTGCATCCAGGACAGCGGTCAGTGGTCCGGAACCAGAACAGCAAGTGAAGGTGGACCGGTGTTCCGTgtcgtgtgtgtcagtggtttgtTGGGTCGTGTCTCTATTTtgagtgtgtcttgtctgtctgcgcGTTTGTACGTCAGTCTCCCCGTCTGCCTGGTCTGTCCGTGTGCCTACGAGTGTGAATGGGTTGTATAGCCTGTTCTGTTCTGGGGGCTCTTGAAAtacctccttatctctctctcccttcctgtctctttctctgtctccctttgctcctccccttctcttccccttcatctctttctctctcccccccgcgccccctcacctctgtttctgactctcccccattccctctcttctctccccctcatctctctctctctctaattctctcactctccctccagccctctctcatctccctctctattCTCCCCCATCCTCAAcctcctcacacgcacacacacacacacacacacacacacacacacacacacacacacacgcacatacacacataccgagGCAAGTAATGGTTTCCGAAAGAAGCAGTGTTTGGACGCTAATAGTCTCTGCTCGTTAAAATAAGACGAAGTGGATAATGACCTTAGTTTCTACTCTGCTCCACTGCACAGCATCGAAGGACAAGTATGATCATTTTGGTGGAGGCGTTTGGAGTGTATGACAAGTTCTTCTTTAGGAGCAAGGACAACAAACGGTGTCGCGTGTTTCTTGTTCGGGGtgacttcttcatcttcttcttctgcgtccgtgggctgcaactcccacgttcactcgattgtattcgagagggcttttacgtgtatgaccggttttaaccccgccatgtaggcagccatactccgttttcgggggtgtgcttgctgagtatgttcttgtttctataacccgccGACCGCtgatgtggattacaggatctttaacgtgcgtatttgatctcgtgcttgcgaatacacacgaagggggtacaggcactagcaggtctgcacatatattgacttgggagatcggaaaaatctccacccttcacccaccaggcgccgttaccgagattcgaacccgggacactcagattgaaaatccagcgctttaaccattcggctgttgcgttCGGAGTGGCACGAATGATAATGGGTGCCTTAAACATCGAGGGGTTTTCGTCAAAGATAAGGGGCTACTCTGAACTTCCATATTTTACCGGAAACTCCATTGAAGCAATTGAAGAATGTGCCGGAAAACAAACTTAAGATCAGAAAACAGTTATATCTACAAttacgataatgacgacgatgatgatgatatggatacttgttttagagtgcctgatgatgatgatatggagacttatacagcacctatcctcggtcagagatcaagctctaagcactttacgaaCACCGTCATTTACACAGCAGGTTTCCTGCCTGGAGAGAGCTGCCTTTCTGGTGCGCGTCATTCGtttgctgtgtcattcagtcaggtttcagtcaaacacacacacacacacacacacacacacacacgcgcgcgcgcgcgcgcgcgcgcgcacgcgcgcgcagagagagagaaaaagagagagagcaagcagaaGCGACCGCGAACgaactctttcttttcccctccctctctgcttatccatccacccactcttcTTAAGTTACGCGCACTTAATTTCCGAATTTGAACATTTTCATCAGAAGATAAAGGGACGCAACCTCCGCCCCCTATCACAAAACCTCATCGAGTGGCGTGTCCATCACTGGCTTGCCCCGGTGGGGCagtcccactcccctcccccccttttaaTTTTCACACCCCGGGCAATGAAAGCCAGCCACCGCCCCAGTGACCATCTTCAACTGTCCAGTTTTAAAGGGAACGGACGGACGGGGGGAAACGGGGTGACTGCCGGTGACGTTAAATCAAGGTCGCAAGCAATCTTCTcgcaaaaatagaagaaaacaaaaaaagaaaaaaagaagataaagccCATCCCCtccgtctcctcccccctccacccggaCGCCCTGACcagcccccaacctccccctgaccccctcacccgctcccccccccctccacacacatccatcccgTCACAAGCTCTCTCATCACGGACTCCACAGATGGGTCAGTGGAGACTGCAGGGCAGGCGTGTCGGTAGAAATGTTTTATTGGCTCGGCTTGGACATGTCATTAGCGGTTGTGTTTTGATGATTGGTTTCCAGCGTCTGGCGtgcttgatgataatgatgatgatagtggtggtggtggtggtgatggtggcggcggtggggggggggcacagtggGTGACAGCAGTCTTCGTGACTGGTCTGTCGGTCCGCTTGTACAGGCCATGATACCTGGTTTTTGGTTTCttaattttctctctccctattttgACTTTCTCCATTACACAGACATTTGTTACAGACATTAAAATATCAGTCCtccatttgaaaagaaaaaaacacaacaaaacagttcATTGAAGATGGGTGACTGTGTCAACACAATGGCAGTATCAAAACAAACATGTTTtcgatgattacaaaaaaaaaaaaaaaaaaaaaaaaaaaaaaaagaaaagaaaaagaaaaagataaaaaaagaaaagaactgaaaaggaaaaaaaaaagcaaacacctaCAATGTACAATGGGTTTCTTCGGGTTTCGTTGTCCACTGAGCAGTTGAAATTATCACACTTCCAATGAGAAGATATCccgccccgcgcccccccccccccccccaagaccccccaaaaaacaacaacaaacaaacaaaataaaacaaaaaaacaacaaacaaataacaaaaaaaaacacccccaaaacaaaaacaaaacaacaacataaaac contains:
- the LOC143281662 gene encoding putative acyl-CoA synthetase YngI; this encodes MPQFRTLPDILQHWAQEKPDSEAFIFRDKNQRRNVLTWASLYTLAGRFAAVLRDKGIARGDLVINTLPNSPERVVCEAGIWMVGAVSVNGQCLMADGSDLLNTITQSRAPAILVDPDVTKSPWNVLKNHVVMDDAEHVTSSQLACLKMVIFVRRVENEGRGDFIGQLKAQEEWFQAEDMKPEEDSFSGFTTSGSTGFSKLVMRRQGPSIRHAASVEKIIKGKYLCIAPMGHSVGAIIFTAISGSIRVVCDMRAGVPHDIVQFLWHCIQEEKCNTAVFSPTHLLKMAQMADMASSLHRLDVLLLTGLPIQRFMIDKGLKMAHNLFIFYAGTEIGIACGMMVKESQTFTDHDSGQPLTDVQVKIVRAEDEAKLCATGQVGHILLKGPALMTGYLNDAKATADAFTEDGFYRTGDFGRLDERGHLIVNGRGSDAIMRGVYIFYPSWIEKRLRECPGVDDVVVVGVPDAEVNEELCACVVLKSDDVSMEHVRQFAEEIFVSKDDVMSACPRYFLKFEPFPQSEAGKKPRKVIKTQAAQRLGLMSASN